From the Chitinophagales bacterium genome, the window GTCGCGCCCTAATTTTTGGCGTGCAAAATCATCGCTGGCAATACATTTTAGGTTAGTGAGAATTTGGCCTGCAAAGGCTTCGTGAAATTCAAATACATCTATATCGCTGAGCGATAAACCTGTTTGCGTTAGTATTTTTGAAGTAGCATAAGTTGGACCGAGCAGCAACTCGTTTTCCATATCTTGAGCCACAAAGTTATAGGCATGTATTTTTGATTTTGGAAGAAGTCCGAGTTCTTTGGCTTTTTCTTCGGTGGTAATTAGCACACATGCTGCGCCATCGGTTAAAAACGATGCATTAGCAGCAGTAATGGTGCCCCCATTTTTTACAAAGGCAGGTTTTAATTTTGAAATTTTTTCGGAGGTGGTGTCGCCTCGGTAGCCATTGTCTTTGGTAATCTTTTTAAAAGATGGTGGCAATTCTACCGGCACTACTTCGCGTAGCAGTGTACCGTTATCGAATGCTTGTGCCGTAAGTTGGTGCGAGCGGGCGGCAAAGGCATCTTGTTCTTGGCGATTAACACCGTAGCGGGCTGCTAAAATATCGCAATCTAAACCCATTGTTTTTTGAGTTAAAAACTCTGCAATGGCGGGTGCTTCGGGAACAAAATCTTTTGGTCGTAATCCTAAAATAAATTTGAGCGTGTCTGCAAAGCCTTTTAATTTTTGAGCTTTAAAAAGCTTTTTACGCATGGCTTTGTTGAATAGAATAGGTGCATCGCTGCAACTATCGGTGCCGCCAGCAATTACTACTTCGGCTTGCCCGCTTTGTATAATGTTGGCGCCTGTTACAATTGCTTGGTTGGCACTAATACATGCCATAGTAACTGTGTGGCAAGGCGTGCTTTGCGGAATGCCGGCAGTAACGGCAGCTTCGCGCGCTACGTTTCCTGTTTTTACATTTTGTATAGTAGTGCCCATTACTACATAGTCCACTTTTTCTGGCGCTAAACCTGTTTTATGCAATAGGCCTTTTATGGCAAACTGCCCAAGTTGGTAGCTCATTAAATCCATGTAGTCGGTACCGGAACGCAAAAACGGAGTACGGCAACCATCTATTACAACTATATTCTTACTCATAATTTTGTATGAAGTGTTTAAAGATATTAGGCGTGAATTGATTGAATTAGCTCAATAATTCTTGTTTGGCTTTAATTAAAATCTCCTCTACTCTTTCGTGCGAAATTGCTTCTGCATAAACGCGGAGCAGTGGCTCTGTTCCGCTGGCGCGAATCATGAGTGTTTCTTCATCTTGTAAATAATATTTCCATCCGTCAATATCCTCTACTTTTGTTACCGGAATATCTCCGAACTTCTTGAAGTCGCCTGCTTTGCAACGTGCAATTATTTCTTGCTTTTTGTTCTCTTCTAAATGTAGATCTAAGCGGTTGTAGGCAAACTTTCCAACAATTTCATATACTTCTTCAATAAGTGCTTCGAGCGAAGTGTTTGTTTTGGCAAGGTGTTCAATTAAAACTAAGCCATCCCAAATGCCATCGCGCTCAGGAATGTGCCCTTTTACGGCAATTCCGCCACTTTCTTCGCCACCAACCAGCACGTCTTCTTCCTGCATAATTTCACAAATGTATTTGAAGCCTATTTTGGTAACTTGAACCGGTAAGTTATAGTGTTCGCAAAGCTTTTTTACCTTGTTTGAAACAGAGAAAGCAATTACTACTTTGCCATTTAATCCTTTGTATTTGTGCAGCACGTGAATAAGCAACAAAATAATATGATGGGCATCTACAAATGCTCCTTTGCGATTGTATAAGCCAATTCTATCGGCATCGCCATCGGTAGCGATGGCAACATCAATATGTTTAGATTGCTTTATGTACTCAGAAAGTTCTTGCAGGTTTTTGTGAATAGGCTCGGGGGCTTGGCCGTAAAACGAAGGATTGTATTCGCAATGCAATAAATCGGCATGCGGCATGAGGCGAGGGAAAATACTTTGCCCGGCACCGTACATGGCATCGTATGCTACCACTAGTTCCGAATCGCTGATGCCTTCTAAGTCGAAGTACGCAGAGGCGTGTTCAAAATACATGGTTTCTAAATCTACATATTCCAGTAATTGCAGTTCGCTCCAGTATTCTAAACTTTTATCGGCAAGGTGGTATTGCTCGGGCACTAGCTGTTCAATTTCTGTGATGTGTTTTTGAATAAGTGGTCCTCCGTGCTTGCTTTTTAGTTTGTAACCATTGTATGAAGGCGGGTTGTGGCTTGCCGTAAAAATTACACCTAGTTCGCAGTTTAGTTTTTTTGCAGCAAGCGAAATCATGGGTGTGCTTACAAAGTTGGTATCGTAGAATACTTTAATGTTGTTGGCGCAAAATACGTTAATGGCAGTATGCGCAAAGAGGCTGCCTCCAAAACGGCAATCGAAACCCACTACTACCGATGGGTTTGAGTTGTGTTGAAGCATCCAATCGGCAGTGGCTTTAGCTACCCGCATTACATTTTCTACCGTAAAGTCTTTTGCAATAATGGCACGCCAACCATCGGTTCCGAATTTAATTTCTTTGTTCATTGTAACGTAATTAAGAAGTCGAAAATAGAAGGCAATTCAAGTTTTGCAAAATGAAAATATAAATAGGCTGCTTTTAGTGCTCGAAAGCTGATGAAGTGCCCAATATACTATTTAAAGAGTTGTAAGAAGTTTGGTGTGTTTGCTTTTACCGAAAAGTGAGTTTGAATTTTTTGCTGAGCATTTTCTCCAAATGCGGTGCGGAGGTTTGGGTTGCTTAAAAGTTGCAGCAACGCATTTTCCCAATCTTGATTGGTGCTGCACAAAAAACCGTTTTGCTGGTGATCTACAATTGCGGTATTTACGCCCACGGGAGCTACTATGGCAGGAATGCCCAAGCTCATGTATTGCAAGGCTTTAAATCCACATTTGCCGCGGCTCCAATCGTCATCGGTAAGTGGCATAATGCCAATATGAAAGCGGAGTAAATCGTTTATTTCGGTTTCCTTTTTCCATGGAATAAATTCAACATTCTGTAAACTTAGTTCGGGATCTTTGTTTGAAATAATTACTAAAGAAAAGTTGATTTTGGATTGTACACTTTGTAATGCCGGAATAATATCGTTTAAGTATTTTAAGGTAGTGTGCGTGCCTGTCCAACCAATTTTTATTGGTGTGGTAGATTGATCTTTTTTACCACTGTGATAATTTTCTAAATCAATAGTTGTGGGATTGATTACCACATTTGAGTTGAACTGCTTGGCATAATTTGCCAAGAAAGCATTGCCACAACTGCATTTGTAAGCCCATTTGCAAATAAGTGCCGTTTTGCTGTGCCATTTAATAGATGCCACTATTTTGTTTTCTCCCGAAGTGTTTGGAAGCCATATTGCATCGTCAAAATCAAAGATTACTTTCTTTTTAAACAGCTTGCAAATAAGCCATTCAAAAATGGGAGGACCCAAAGGACTTGCTTCGCGGTGAATAAATACAAAATCGTATTTCCATAATTGAAAAAGGATAGCAAATCTCCGTAAAAATCCGGCTAAAATACCTATTACTTTCTTGAGTGTATAGCCCGGTTTATATAGGATTTTCCAAGTGCTAATGGAAATAAAACTTTGTACCGTAAAGGTATGTTTATTTGCGAGTAGGGCATTAAAATACTGTTCGAAACGGAATCGCTGCGAAGGCGCTTCGTTTATTGGATAGGGTACAAGAAATAAAATATTGCTCACTATTGTTTTTTCCCTTTTTTGGTTGCTGGCGTTTGTTCTATTAAACCTGCTTCTACTCTTGGATATTTCATTTTTAAATCTTCTAATGCTGCCACTACTTTTTGGGCAATTAGCAATTCTTTATACCAATTTTGATCGGCAGGTACTATGTGCCAAGGCACAGCATTACAATGTAAAAATACATCTTCGTATGCTGCCATATAATCGTTCCAGTATTCTCTTTCTTTTAAATCTTGTTGGTTGTATTTCCAGTTTTTAGTAGGGTCGGTTATGCGTTCATTTAGGCGGCTCAGTTGCTCTTCTGGCGAAACATGTAAGTAGAACTTAAGTACCAAAGTTCCTGATTCTACCAATAGTTTTTCGAATGCGTTGATGTGCTCGAACCTTCGTTTTACCTCTGCCATATCTACCCAGTTATGAACTCTTTGAATAAGCACATCTTCGTAGTGCGATCGATTAAAGATATGTATCATGCCTTTTTCGGGCACTTTGCTGTGTATGCGCCAAAGAAAATCGTGTTTCATTTCCAACTCGGTTGGTTTTTTAAATGAATACACTTTACAGCCAATAGGGTTTACGGCATCAAAAACATTCTTTACGGCTCCGTCTTTTCCGGCAGCATCCATGCCTTGTAGAATTACCAATAATGCATGTTTCCCTTCGGCATACATTAAGTTTTGGAGGTCTTCCATGCGAAACTGTAATTGCTGTAACAATTTTTTAGAAGGCTCTTTTTTGAAATTTTTGGGAGCGCGAGTATCAATTTTATTAAGTTTTAGCTTGTTCATATTACTATAAGGATGTTTTAAGCAAACGAAGTTAATTTTTAGAAATTGAAAACTGTTTTTGGTAATAAAGCCGTAACAAAAATCTTGAAAAGTAAAGTTACTTTTGCGCCCCATTTTATTTTTCATGATTCGTAGATTTATAGCAATTGCAGTTTGCCTTACCATCGCACAGTTTTTATCGGCACAGCTTGTACTAAACGAGGTTTCGCAAGGAAGCACGGGCAGTAGAGAGTATGTAGAGTTTGTGGTGGCAGGTACACCATCGTGCGCTTCTTCGTGTGTTGATTTGCGTGGGTGGATAATAGATGATAATAATGGCTTTCATGCTACCGGAAATGGGACCGGAATTGCGGCAGGCTGCTTGCGCTTTCGCAATATAGCACAATGGGCGTGTGTTCCTTATGGTTCAATTATTTTAATATACAACGAGAATGATAAAAACAATTCTATTGCACTGGCAGATGATCCAACAGATGCCAATAACGATAGCGTGTATGTAATTCCGGGTAATTCTACGGTGTTAGAAGGAAATGCCAATTTGCCTTCGGTACCCAATGGCCCATCTTATTCTAGCATTACTTTTACCTCTCCCGGTTCCTGGAATTATGTGTTGATGGGTAATAGCGATGATGCATTTCATTCTGTTTCTCCGGCAGATTTGGCCAATCCGCATTTTGCACTTGGTTGGGGAAACAATACAAGTAATGTGAATATCTACTTTAGTGGTACTGCGGGTGGCAAGGTTTTCTATAATGGAAACGGTACAAATAACAGTCCTTCTTTACAAGCCAACTGGGTTTCGGCAAGCGTTGCCGGCAATGAAACGCCTGGAGCTCCCAATAATGTTGCCAATGCCAATTGGATAGCATCGTTGCGCGCTCAGTCTGCAACTGCTGCTCCGGTTTATACTAATAATGCAGTATGTATTTTAAATGGAGAAAGTATTGTATTGGCAGGGCAGCCAAGAACTACTGCGGGTATTTACAACGATACATTACAGGCAGCCAATGGTTGCGATAGCATTGTTTCAACAACATTAAGAGTAAGTACACCAATTACATTTCCAATTAGTGCACCACCTGCCTGCGATAGCTTTGTGTTTCAGGGTATGGTTTTTAGAAACGATACCATTGTGCGCGATACACTACAAACCTCGTTGGGCTGCGATAGTATTTACAGAGTAGCCACTATTCAGATAAAGCATTCTAAAAGAGATACCGTTGCTGCCTGTATAAATCCGGGCGGCAGCTATTTTGCGGGCGGTGCAAACCAAACTGTACCCGGTTTTTACAGCGATGTTTATACTGCTGCCAATGGTTGCGATAGTGTAAGGGTTACCAATCTTAAACTAGTGTCGCCAACTACGGTTTCGCAAACTGTGCAGGCATGTGGTAGTTATGTGTTTAATGGAAATACCTATACAAGCAATACTATAGTAAGCGATACCCTTCAAACTTTATTGGGGTGCGATAGTATTTATGCAGTATTGAATATTCAAATTACAAGTGTATTGCGCGATACAATACAAGTATGTATCCTTTCGGGCGATAGTTATTTTGCAGGAGGTGCGCTTAGAACAACAGCAGGATTTTATAGCGACACTTTTCATGTAAGTAGTTGCGATAGCATACGCGTGATAGCTCTAAGCGTAGTAGCACCAAGTGCCCAACAGCAAACTGTTTTGGGTTGTGGTAGTGTGGTGGTCAATGGTATAACTTATACAAGCAATACGGTTGTAACCGATACCATACAATCTGTTTTAGGGTGCGATAGTGTGTGGATGCAGTTTACCATTCAGGTAAACCAGGTGGCTGCTACAGTACAAAACGTGTGTATTAACCAAGGGCAAAGTTATTTTGCGGGAGGTGCGAACCAAACTACTTCGGGAACTTATACCGATACGCTGCCTGCTGCCAATGGTTGCGATAGTGTAGTTTCTACCGTTTTAGATGTAATAACAATTGCTAATCAAAATAATTTGCAGCAAGGCTGCGACTCTGTGGTTTTTAATGGTGTAACATATCTGCAAAGCACCACGGTGTTTGATACGCTTCGCAATAGCGCGGGATGTATTACACAAATAACTGCTACTGCTATTGTGGTAAGAACCGCCACTGAAGACACTGTGTATGTTTGTATCAATTCCGGTGGGCAGTATTTTGCGGGCGGAGCTATGCAAACAACAGCAGGACTGTATAGAGATAATTATGTGAGTAACGCAAGTTGCGATAGTGTTGTAATTACAAACTTATCGGTAGTTTCATTCACTAGTTTTGATACAACAATTGCTGCATGCGATTCATTGTTTTTTAATGGAAACATGTATTACCAATCTACCCAGTTGGCAGATACATTGAGGAATGCAGGCGGCTGCGTAACGGCAGTTTCAACCTATCGCATCAATATCGGTAATGAAAAGTACGATAGTGTTTATGCCTGCATAAATCCTGGCGAAAGCTACTTTGCAGGTGGAGCTAACCAAACTGCTTCAGGCACTTTTATTGATACAATTACATCTTCCAACATTTGTAATACCTACCGAATTACATACCTTACACTCATTGTTCCGCTCAGCGACACATTGCCATTGGTTACAGCCATAGATGCTTATGATTGGAATGGCGAAACTTTTACAAGCGATACACTAGCTCAAAAAGTAGTGCTGTCGAAAAATGGCTGCGATAGCATTGTGCGCATACAACCAATTAAAATAAACAAAGTATTGCCATACAATATTTATATGCCCAATGTTTTTTCGCCTAATGATGATGGTGTGAATGATATTCTGCTGCCATTGCATACAGATAATATTGAAGTTCTCGACTTTAAGATTTTTAACCGCTGGGGCGAATTGGTGTATAGAGGAACCGAAGGTTGGGATGGCTATTTTAATGGTGCCAAGCAAAAGCCCGACACTTATGTTTATACCCTGAAAGCACAAGAAAAAGTGCTGAAAACAGTAGAGTTTCTTACCGGAAGTATTACGCTGATACGCTAAAGGTTACAACGTACATTTAGTATTTTTAGAAAGTATTTTCCGATCGCTTTCAATACTGGTGCAGGCTTGTGAAGCCACTTTTTTTGAAGCGTTTTTTACATCTATTGTATAGCCATCGGTGCAAGAACAGCGATACTGTGTACAAGAGCTTATTGTGAAAATAGCAACAGCTAAAACAATGGTTGAATAAATCAGTTTCATAATTCCAAATCTATGTTTATTGCTCGAAATGCAAAATACAGGAAAAAATAAACTAGCAGAGGATAGGCTATAAGCTATGTAACTGAATGTGAATTTTAATTGGAAATAATCGGAATTTATATTTTCGCGCCCATCTGAAACAATTGCTTTATTCTTTGAAAGAAAAAGTTTTCTGCTGATGCAGAAGTAAAATTAAACTGCGCTATTGCCCGGATGGCGAAATTGGTAGACGCGCTCGTTTCAGGTGCGAGAGCCGCAAGGTGTGGGGGTTCGAGTCCCTTTCCGGGCACAAGAAAGCGAAGGTGTGTACCTTCGTTTTTTTTATTTAACACTTTGCCGATAAAAGTGCTGTTACTTTCGCATGGGTGAAAAATTTCGTTTCGAAATTATACTGCTTGATTATGGCTATTGCTACGCTGAATTCGAGTGTAGATGTGCCCGATAATTTGCTGTATAAAAGTGTTGCAAGCAATCGTATTGCAGGCTTTAACGAAATGGAAAGCATTGCAGAGGTAATTGTAGAATTTGCATCGGAAACTAATCAACCTTTCCAAGAGCGAAGGAGTGATGATAGTAACGATGAACATTTCATTAAAAAGGGCAATAGCTTAAAGTTTGCACAGTCTTGTACCATAGAGTCTTTCATTTCTTCCACACGTGTTTTTTTACAGCGCAGAATAGAAGTTCCTTCGCAATACGCATGTAAGTTTATAGAAGAAATTACACCGCCTCCTCCACAGAGTTGTTAGGTTTTTTCTATGCCCATTCAAAGGAGTGGGATTCGCAGTTTTTCTATTAAAATTTTATGGAATGAAGACACTTTTTTTAGTGGCTTCGGTATGCTTGTTTACTATAAGCAATTATGCGCAGGATACGTTGAAAGTAACGCTTGCCGATGCTGAAAGCCGCTTCTTAAAAACTAATTTATTGGTACTTGCCGGGCAATATAATGTAGATGCTCAGCAAGCATTGATAGCCCAAGCTAAGCTATGGGAAAACCCCCGATTTAGTGCAGAATTGAATGCTTACAATGCCGATGCTAATCGAGCATTTGATGTTGGCAGGAACGGGCAAAAAATATTTTCGCTAGAGCAAGTTTTTTACATAGGTGGAAAGAAAAAATGGGAAGTTGAGTTGGCTCGCCAAAATAAAAATGTGGCGGTATTTGAATTGCAAGATTTACTGCGAAGCCTAAAGCTCCAACTTCGTAAAAATTTTTATTCGCTCTACTACGATGGGCAAACCATGAAGAAATTTAATACACAACTTGGTTTGCTGAAAGATATAATTTCTGCCTACGAAGAGCAAGTTCAAAAAGGTAATATATCGCTAAAAGAAGTAGTGCGTCTTAAAGCAATTTACTACGAATTAAATAATCAAAAAACAGAACTGCTCAAGAGCATAATTGATGCTCAGGGGAACCTGCAAGTGCTTTTAGATACTGAAAGCTTTGTGGTGCCAATGGTAGATTCCGGCTTTACCGGAAGGTATAAAAATGCCGTGCTTTCTGTGGAGCAATTGGTAAGCGATGCATTTGCCAATCGCCCCGATTTCAGTATTGAAAAAAGTAAAATGCAAAGTGCAGAAACCAATTTAAAATGGCAGAAGAGTCTTGCCGTTCCGGATTTATCTGTTGGAGGTGTGTACGATCAGCAAGGAAGTGCTTTTAAAAACTATGTGGGGCTAACATTAGGCATGAATTTGCCGTTTTGGAATGTAAATCAAGGCAATATAAAAGCAGCTAAAATTGGCGTGAATGCCACTCAGGCACTTTTGCAACATACAGAGCAGGCACTTAAAGCCGAAGTAAAGGCAGCGTATGAAAAGGTAAAGCGTGTAGAAGAAGAATATCAAACAATAGACAAAACCTATTCTCCTGCATTTGAAGCATTGAATAGTGGTGTAATTGCCAATTTTCAAAAGCGGAATATTTCACTCATCGAATTTGCAGACTTCTTGGAGTCATATAATAATTCGCAAAGTGAGCTAAATAAACTTTACAAAGCACGGATTGCCGCTTACGAAGATTTGAATGCAGCCGTTGGCAAAGAAATTTTTAATCCATAAAACTAATGAGTAACCGTATGAAAAGTAATAGATGTAAACTAATGGCACAACTGCCAATTGCAATAATTAGTAGCATAATAGTAATGATAAGCGCTTGCGGGAAAACGCCTAAACCCGCAACAGAACAGCAGTTTGAACTTTCTGATACCATGTTAGAAAGAACACGTTTTGCTACTGCACATACTGTAAAGCTGCGCAACGAACTTAAAATGTTTGGAAAAATAAAGGCCGACAACAACAAGTTGGTTGAAATAGTGCCGGTGGTTGGCGGTTATGTAACAGCGGTGAATGTGGAGTTGGGCGATTACGTAGAAAAGGGGCAAACCCTTGCCATTATTAGAAGTGGAGAAGTGGCAGAATATGAACGCGAAAAGCTTTCAGCACAAAGTGATGTGTTATTAGCAGAGAAAAATTTGCAGGTAGCAAGAGATTTGTTTAATAGCAAACTCACTTCAGAAAAGGATGTAATAGCAGCTCAAAAAGAATTAGAGAAAGCACAGGCAGAACTAAAGCGCATTACTGAAGTGTTCTCCATTTATAGCCTTTCAAATAATGCGGAGTATTATGTAAAAGCGCCCATTAGCGGTTTTGTAGTGGAGAAAAGCATTAATCGCGATATGCAGTTACGTAACGATCGCAGCGAAAACATTTTTGACATTGCTCAAATAGACGAGGTGTGGGCAGTAGCTAATGTAAACGAAAGCGATATAGCTAAAATTAAGCTGGGTTACGAAGCCGATGTAAAAACAATTAGTTATCCCGATAAAGTTTTTGTAGGTAAAGTAGATAGGATTTTTAATGTGCTTGATCCGGAAACGCGCTCCATGAAAGCGCGCATTAAAATGGCAAATAAAGACTACCTCCTTAAGCCGGAAATGAACTGTTATGTTACACTTAGGTACGAAGAGAATACAAGCATGATTGCTGTTCCTGCTGCTGCTTTGGTGTTTGATAAAAGCAAAAATTTTGTAATGATTTTTAAAGACCGAAAGCATATAGAAACACGGCAGGTAGAGGTGTTTAGGCAGGTGGGAGATATTGCCTACATAGCATCCGGCTTATCGGAAGGTGAAAAAATAATTTCTCAAAACCAACTGCTTATTTACGATGCACTCAACGATTAGTGCAAGTACATTTTCTTAATGGCAATTAAAGTAGTAATAGTATGAATCGGTTTATTAGAAATATAGTTGGCTTTTCGCTCAAGAATAGATTCTTCACCTTCTTTATGGTGGGGGTATTAGTAATAATTGGTATAGTGAGTTTCACCAAAATGCCCATAGAGGCATTTCCAGATGTTACCAATACACAAATAATTATTGTAACGGAGTGGAATGGGCGCAGCGCAGAGGAAGTGGAGCGCTTTGTTACAGTGCCCATAGAAGTAAGCATGAATGCTGTGCAGCGCAAAGTAAACGTACGCAGCGTAACCATGTTTGGACTGAGCGTAATAAAGATAATATTCGAAGATGGCGTAGAAGATTTTTTTGCCCGCCAGCAGGTGAATAATCAATTGCGGAATGTTATGCTGCCCGATGGTGTAGATCCAGATGTGCAGCCGCCTTACGGCCCCACCGGAGAAATTTTTCGCTATGTACTTAAAAGTTCCGATCGCGACACGCGCGAATTGCTTACACTGCAAAACTGGGTGATAGATAGGCAGCTTAGGCAAGTGCCTGGTGTGGCGGATGTGGTGGCATTTGGAGGGCAAGAAAAAATTTATGAAATACAAGTAGATCCCTATAAACTTCAGAAGTATGGTATTACACCATTGGAGGTGTTTGAAGCTGTGAGCAAAAGCAATTTGAATGTAGGAGGAGATATAATCGAGAAAAATGGACAAGCCTATGTAGTGCGCGGTCTTGGACTACTTTCATCTAAAGAAGATATTGAGAATATTATTGTAGATGATTTTAACGATAACCCCATTTTGGTTCGCAACTTGGCAGAGGTAAACGAGAGCAGCGCTCCACGCGTTGGGCAAGTTGGCTTAAACGAAAATAATGATGTTGTAGAAGGAATTATAGTAATGCGCAAGGGCGAAAATCCGAGCGATGTATTAGCTCGTGTAAAGGCAAAAATTGCTGAAATAAACGAAACCATTTTGCCCAAAGATGTAAAAATGGAAACCTTCTACGACCGCGATAACTTAATGACTTATTGCACGCATACAGTAATGCACAACCTTATAGAGGGTATTGTGCTGGTAACTGTTATAGTGTTCATATTTATGGCAGATTGGCGCACCACATTTATAGTGGCGCTCATTATTCCGCTCTCACTTTTATTTGCTTTTATGTGTTTGCAGCTAATGGGCATGAGCGCCAATTTGCTTTCTCTAGGTGCCGTAGATTTTGGAATTATTATTGATGGTGCAGTTGTAATGGTAGAAGGCATGTTTGTAGCGCTCGATTCACTGGCGCATAAGAGTGGCATGGAACGCTTTAATAAGTTGAGTAAGTTGGGCTTAATTAAGCGCACCGGAGGCGAAATGGGCAAAGCTGTTTTTTTTAGCAAGCTCATCATTATCACTGCCTTGTTGCCCATTTTTTCTTTTCAAAAGGTGGAAGGAAAGATGTTTTCTCCCTTAGCTTATACGCTTGGCTTTGCCTTACTGGGGGCACTTATTTATACCCTAACTTTGGTACCGCTTTTGGTTTCTATATTGCTGAAAAAAGACGTAAAGGAAAAGCACAACTTTTTTGTAGTAGCCATAAATAATAGTGTTGAAAAGGCGTTTGGATGGTGCTTTGGAAATAAGCGTTTGAGCCTTACTATTTCTGTAGTTTTTTTGTTACTCA encodes:
- a CDS encoding polyphosphate kinase, with the translated sequence MNKLKLNKIDTRAPKNFKKEPSKKLLQQLQFRMEDLQNLMYAEGKHALLVILQGMDAAGKDGAVKNVFDAVNPIGCKVYSFKKPTELEMKHDFLWRIHSKVPEKGMIHIFNRSHYEDVLIQRVHNWVDMAEVKRRFEHINAFEKLLVESGTLVLKFYLHVSPEEQLSRLNERITDPTKNWKYNQQDLKEREYWNDYMAAYEDVFLHCNAVPWHIVPADQNWYKELLIAQKVVAALEDLKMKYPRVEAGLIEQTPATKKGKKQ
- a CDS encoding glycosyltransferase family 4 protein, whose protein sequence is MSNILFLVPYPINEAPSQRFRFEQYFNALLANKHTFTVQSFISISTWKILYKPGYTLKKVIGILAGFLRRFAILFQLWKYDFVFIHREASPLGPPIFEWLICKLFKKKVIFDFDDAIWLPNTSGENKIVASIKWHSKTALICKWAYKCSCGNAFLANYAKQFNSNVVINPTTIDLENYHSGKKDQSTTPIKIGWTGTHTTLKYLNDIIPALQSVQSKINFSLVIISNKDPELSLQNVEFIPWKKETEINDLLRFHIGIMPLTDDDWSRGKCGFKALQYMSLGIPAIVAPVGVNTAIVDHQQNGFLCSTNQDWENALLQLLSNPNLRTAFGENAQQKIQTHFSVKANTPNFLQLFK
- a CDS encoding acetyl-CoA C-acyltransferase gives rise to the protein MSKNIVVIDGCRTPFLRSGTDYMDLMSYQLGQFAIKGLLHKTGLAPEKVDYVVMGTTIQNVKTGNVAREAAVTAGIPQSTPCHTVTMACISANQAIVTGANIIQSGQAEVVIAGGTDSCSDAPILFNKAMRKKLFKAQKLKGFADTLKFILGLRPKDFVPEAPAIAEFLTQKTMGLDCDILAARYGVNRQEQDAFAARSHQLTAQAFDNGTLLREVVPVELPPSFKKITKDNGYRGDTTSEKISKLKPAFVKNGGTITAANASFLTDGAACVLITTEEKAKELGLLPKSKIHAYNFVAQDMENELLLGPTYATSKILTQTGLSLSDIDVFEFHEAFAGQILTNLKCIASDDFARQKLGRDKAIGNIPMDKFNLWGGSLSIGHPFGATGARLVTTASNRLHHENGKYALITACAAGGHGHAMILEKYEA
- a CDS encoding efflux RND transporter periplasmic adaptor subunit, with the translated sequence MKSNRCKLMAQLPIAIISSIIVMISACGKTPKPATEQQFELSDTMLERTRFATAHTVKLRNELKMFGKIKADNNKLVEIVPVVGGYVTAVNVELGDYVEKGQTLAIIRSGEVAEYEREKLSAQSDVLLAEKNLQVARDLFNSKLTSEKDVIAAQKELEKAQAELKRITEVFSIYSLSNNAEYYVKAPISGFVVEKSINRDMQLRNDRSENIFDIAQIDEVWAVANVNESDIAKIKLGYEADVKTISYPDKVFVGKVDRIFNVLDPETRSMKARIKMANKDYLLKPEMNCYVTLRYEENTSMIAVPAAALVFDKSKNFVMIFKDRKHIETRQVEVFRQVGDIAYIASGLSEGEKIISQNQLLIYDALND
- a CDS encoding gliding motility-associated C-terminal domain-containing protein, whose translation is MIRRFIAIAVCLTIAQFLSAQLVLNEVSQGSTGSREYVEFVVAGTPSCASSCVDLRGWIIDDNNGFHATGNGTGIAAGCLRFRNIAQWACVPYGSIILIYNENDKNNSIALADDPTDANNDSVYVIPGNSTVLEGNANLPSVPNGPSYSSITFTSPGSWNYVLMGNSDDAFHSVSPADLANPHFALGWGNNTSNVNIYFSGTAGGKVFYNGNGTNNSPSLQANWVSASVAGNETPGAPNNVANANWIASLRAQSATAAPVYTNNAVCILNGESIVLAGQPRTTAGIYNDTLQAANGCDSIVSTTLRVSTPITFPISAPPACDSFVFQGMVFRNDTIVRDTLQTSLGCDSIYRVATIQIKHSKRDTVAACINPGGSYFAGGANQTVPGFYSDVYTAANGCDSVRVTNLKLVSPTTVSQTVQACGSYVFNGNTYTSNTIVSDTLQTLLGCDSIYAVLNIQITSVLRDTIQVCILSGDSYFAGGALRTTAGFYSDTFHVSSCDSIRVIALSVVAPSAQQQTVLGCGSVVVNGITYTSNTVVTDTIQSVLGCDSVWMQFTIQVNQVAATVQNVCINQGQSYFAGGANQTTSGTYTDTLPAANGCDSVVSTVLDVITIANQNNLQQGCDSVVFNGVTYLQSTTVFDTLRNSAGCITQITATAIVVRTATEDTVYVCINSGGQYFAGGAMQTTAGLYRDNYVSNASCDSVVITNLSVVSFTSFDTTIAACDSLFFNGNMYYQSTQLADTLRNAGGCVTAVSTYRINIGNEKYDSVYACINPGESYFAGGANQTASGTFIDTITSSNICNTYRITYLTLIVPLSDTLPLVTAIDAYDWNGETFTSDTLAQKVVLSKNGCDSIVRIQPIKINKVLPYNIYMPNVFSPNDDGVNDILLPLHTDNIEVLDFKIFNRWGELVYRGTEGWDGYFNGAKQKPDTYVYTLKAQEKVLKTVEFLTGSITLIR
- a CDS encoding TolC family protein, whose protein sequence is MKTLFLVASVCLFTISNYAQDTLKVTLADAESRFLKTNLLVLAGQYNVDAQQALIAQAKLWENPRFSAELNAYNADANRAFDVGRNGQKIFSLEQVFYIGGKKKWEVELARQNKNVAVFELQDLLRSLKLQLRKNFYSLYYDGQTMKKFNTQLGLLKDIISAYEEQVQKGNISLKEVVRLKAIYYELNNQKTELLKSIIDAQGNLQVLLDTESFVVPMVDSGFTGRYKNAVLSVEQLVSDAFANRPDFSIEKSKMQSAETNLKWQKSLAVPDLSVGGVYDQQGSAFKNYVGLTLGMNLPFWNVNQGNIKAAKIGVNATQALLQHTEQALKAEVKAAYEKVKRVEEEYQTIDKTYSPAFEALNSGVIANFQKRNISLIEFADFLESYNNSQSELNKLYKARIAAYEDLNAAVGKEIFNP